A portion of the Krasilnikovia cinnamomea genome contains these proteins:
- a CDS encoding STAS domain-containing protein, protein MASFEARTAAGEGRVTVVLSGDCDLTARDQLTHVLLDAVSREKAVFVDVAEVSFFDSTGVHALVTAHHAARGRNGRLFVVNAGGAVAAVLELTGLDALLRAPAEGHRHA, encoded by the coding sequence ATGGCGAGTTTCGAAGCGAGGACGGCCGCCGGGGAGGGTCGGGTCACGGTGGTCCTGAGCGGCGACTGCGACCTTACGGCCCGCGACCAGTTGACCCACGTGCTGCTGGACGCGGTAAGCCGCGAGAAGGCGGTGTTCGTCGATGTGGCGGAGGTCAGCTTCTTCGACTCCACGGGCGTGCACGCCCTGGTGACCGCCCATCATGCGGCGCGCGGCCGGAACGGTCGGCTTTTTGTCGTCAACGCAGGGGGAGCGGTCGCCGCGGTACTTGAGCTGACCGGGCTGGACGCGCTGCTGCGGGCCCCGGCCGAAGGGCATCGCCATGCCTGA
- a CDS encoding DUF6131 family protein has translation MLILGLILLLLGIFLHVSILYTIGIILLIVGAVFWILGAVGRPIGGRRYWY, from the coding sequence ATGCTGATCCTCGGCCTCATTCTCCTGTTGCTCGGCATATTCCTGCATGTATCGATCCTGTACACGATCGGCATCATCCTGCTGATCGTCGGTGCCGTGTTCTGGATCCTGGGCGCGGTCGGTCGCCCGATCGGCGGTCGCAGATACTGGTATTGA
- a CDS encoding elongation factor G, whose translation MNLGIVAHVDAGKTSLTERLLYEAGAVSRPGSVDAGTTRTDSMELERRRGITIRAAVTSIRLGDLSINLLDTPGHPDFIAEVERSLAVLDAAVLVVSSVEGVQPQTVAIWRALRRVGVPTVFFLNKVDRRGADVDRVLSQVRQRLAAQVVMLTTVTSPGERDARVRAIGLDSESVVEAVAEVDDAVAARWLAGERARIRDVRIAMRHAVRGAALSPVACGSAITGAGVPHLRHILTHLLPRCDERDGPLAGTVFAVDRDDKGRRAWLRLWSGSLRVRDRVQVAGARPQAVTQIAVSEPAGVVVRPSASAGQIAAVRGLSARIGQHVGSPPRRNAYRFPPPTRQALVEPVDPAQRLTMFAGLAELADEDPLVDLRLDEQQAQAVIRLHGEVQKEVVAALLEDRYGVRVRFSSTLTACIERVVGTGAAEDRVKERGNPYLAGLGLRIDAAEVGHGIEFRPGIEPGRLPPAFIAATEQGVRAALRHGRHGWPVTDCTVTMTSSQYWPRQSKPHQKFDKSISSVAADFRNLAPVVVTAALREAGTRVCEPIERFDVNLAHHTVDAVMGLLGRLGAVVHDTSAAGGYLEVSGALPSSRVPQVVAALPDLTGGEAVLTTHFDHYAPVTGEDPPVLPRRGPDPGDREGWFRAVPR comes from the coding sequence GTGAACCTCGGAATCGTCGCCCATGTTGACGCCGGAAAGACCAGCCTGACCGAGCGCCTGCTGTACGAGGCCGGGGCCGTGTCCCGGCCCGGAAGCGTGGACGCCGGAACGACGCGGACCGACTCGATGGAGCTGGAGCGTCGGCGCGGCATCACCATCCGGGCGGCCGTCACGTCGATCAGGCTCGGCGATCTGAGCATCAACCTGCTGGACACGCCGGGTCACCCCGACTTCATCGCGGAGGTCGAGCGGTCCCTGGCCGTGCTGGACGCCGCCGTACTCGTGGTGTCGAGCGTGGAGGGCGTCCAGCCGCAGACCGTCGCGATCTGGCGGGCGCTGCGCCGCGTCGGCGTGCCGACGGTGTTCTTCCTCAACAAGGTGGACCGCCGCGGCGCCGACGTCGACCGGGTCCTTTCCCAGGTACGCCAGCGGCTCGCGGCGCAAGTGGTCATGCTCACCACAGTCACCTCTCCGGGCGAGCGAGACGCCCGGGTGCGGGCCATCGGCCTCGACTCCGAATCGGTCGTGGAGGCGGTGGCGGAGGTCGACGACGCGGTGGCGGCCCGGTGGCTGGCGGGCGAACGGGCACGCATCCGTGACGTACGGATCGCGATGCGGCACGCGGTACGCGGCGCCGCGCTCAGCCCGGTGGCGTGCGGCTCGGCGATCACCGGAGCCGGAGTGCCGCACCTGCGCCACATCCTGACCCACCTGCTGCCGCGCTGCGACGAGCGGGACGGCCCGCTGGCGGGTACGGTCTTCGCCGTCGATCGGGACGACAAGGGCCGGCGGGCCTGGCTGCGGTTGTGGTCGGGGAGTTTGCGCGTACGGGACCGGGTGCAGGTCGCCGGGGCCCGGCCGCAGGCGGTGACCCAGATCGCCGTCAGCGAGCCCGCCGGTGTTGTGGTGCGCCCGTCGGCGTCCGCCGGCCAGATCGCGGCGGTCCGCGGCCTGTCGGCCCGGATCGGCCAGCACGTCGGGAGCCCGCCCCGGCGGAACGCGTACCGGTTCCCGCCGCCGACCCGGCAGGCGCTTGTCGAGCCCGTCGACCCGGCGCAGCGGCTGACGATGTTCGCCGGTCTCGCCGAGTTGGCCGACGAGGATCCCCTGGTGGATCTGCGGCTCGACGAGCAGCAGGCGCAGGCGGTGATCCGCCTGCACGGCGAGGTCCAGAAGGAGGTGGTGGCCGCACTTCTGGAGGACCGGTACGGCGTCCGGGTCAGATTCTCGAGCACCCTGACGGCCTGTATCGAACGGGTCGTCGGCACCGGAGCAGCCGAGGACCGGGTCAAGGAGCGCGGGAACCCGTACCTGGCCGGGCTCGGGTTGCGCATCGACGCCGCCGAGGTGGGACACGGGATCGAGTTCCGTCCGGGGATCGAACCGGGCCGGCTGCCACCGGCGTTCATCGCGGCCACGGAGCAGGGTGTGCGGGCCGCTCTCCGCCACGGCCGCCACGGCTGGCCGGTCACCGACTGCACGGTCACCATGACGTCCTCGCAGTACTGGCCGCGACAGAGCAAGCCGCACCAGAAGTTCGACAAGTCGATTTCGAGTGTGGCGGCGGACTTCCGCAACCTCGCCCCGGTCGTGGTGACCGCGGCGCTCCGCGAGGCCGGCACCCGGGTGTGCGAGCCGATCGAACGGTTCGACGTCAACCTCGCGCACCACACGGTGGACGCGGTGATGGGGCTACTCGGCCGGCTCGGAGCGGTCGTCCACGACACTTCGGCCGCTGGCGGGTATCTCGAAGTGAGCGGCGCGCTGCCGTCGTCGCGGGTACCGCAGGTCGTCGCGGCGCTTCCAGACCTCACCGGTGGCGAGGCCGTTCTGACCACGCACTTCGACCACTACGCGCCGGTCACCGGCGAGGACCCGCCGGTGCTGCCCCGGCGCGGACCCGACCCCGGCGACCGGGAAGGGTGGTTTCGTGCCGTACCGCGATAG
- a CDS encoding lipoyl protein ligase domain-containing protein produces MTAVLLDEELAGGPAHDVALGPLLLRRGLGEARDILRVYSPEPTAAFSRRDTLRPGYPGAAEAVHRLGFAPVVRPQGGSLAAYHRGSVVVDHVCRAEQASPEPVERFQRFAALHAALLVRLGVDARIGPVAGEYCPGEYSINAGGMKIVGSAQRVTRDGWLFSTVIQVAGSDRLREVLTAAYRELGYDFEPATVGAVEDVVPGVTVPVVTAAVRAAYDLTGPAVNVPAVLTAELS; encoded by the coding sequence GTGACGGCGGTACTCCTCGACGAGGAGTTGGCGGGCGGCCCGGCGCACGATGTGGCGCTCGGGCCGCTGCTGCTGCGGCGCGGCCTGGGGGAGGCCCGCGACATCCTGCGGGTGTATTCGCCGGAGCCGACCGCGGCGTTCAGCCGCCGCGACACGCTGCGGCCGGGTTATCCGGGGGCGGCCGAAGCGGTACACCGCCTCGGTTTCGCGCCGGTCGTCCGCCCGCAGGGTGGCAGCCTCGCCGCCTACCACCGGGGCAGCGTGGTCGTCGATCACGTGTGCCGGGCCGAGCAGGCGTCCCCCGAGCCGGTCGAGCGGTTCCAGCGATTCGCGGCGCTGCATGCCGCGCTGCTGGTGCGGCTCGGCGTCGACGCGCGGATCGGCCCGGTCGCCGGCGAGTACTGCCCCGGCGAGTACAGCATCAACGCCGGCGGGATGAAGATCGTCGGCTCGGCGCAGCGGGTGACCCGTGACGGCTGGCTGTTCAGCACGGTCATCCAGGTCGCCGGCTCGGACCGTCTCCGCGAGGTGCTGACCGCCGCCTACCGCGAACTCGGCTACGACTTCGAGCCGGCCACCGTCGGCGCTGTCGAGGACGTCGTGCCCGGCGTGACGGTTCCGGTGGTCACCGCGGCGGTCCGGGCGGCCTACGACCTGACCGGACCGGCGGTGAACGTCCCGGCGGTTCTGACAGCGGAACTCAGCTGA
- a CDS encoding dihydrolipoamide acetyltransferase family protein: MAAQTFRLPDLGEGLTEAEIVQWLVAEGDEVVVDQSIAEVETAKSVVEVPSPYAGRVATLHAAAGTTLAVGEPLITVEALEPAAAAYREEEKAGSGNVLIGYGTSGGATTTRRRRPRARTAAVAHPGPGPQRVPKVISPLVRNLARSNGIDLRTVEPTGPGGVILRADVERAVAGSAPAASPSVAPPLSAASAASGGSAVSPAPGAGERRTPLNGFRKAATAALTRSRAEIPEATVWVDVDATELWELRESNPAGPGLLAYIARFVVAGLREFPVLNARFDAERQEIVEYDRINLGIAVQGDRGLVVPAVIGADAMTTTRLGEEIRRLTATAREGRATAQELSAGTFTLNNYGGFGVDGSAAIINYPQVAILGFGRILDRPWVVDGQVRVRKITQMSFVFDHRVCDGGVAAGFMRSVADAIENPASAIARL; encoded by the coding sequence ATGGCCGCCCAGACATTCCGCCTGCCCGACCTCGGCGAAGGGCTCACCGAGGCGGAGATCGTGCAGTGGCTCGTGGCCGAGGGCGACGAGGTGGTCGTGGACCAGAGCATCGCCGAGGTGGAGACCGCCAAGTCGGTGGTCGAGGTGCCGTCGCCGTACGCGGGCCGGGTCGCGACCCTGCACGCGGCGGCGGGCACCACCCTCGCGGTCGGCGAGCCGCTGATCACCGTCGAGGCGCTGGAACCGGCCGCCGCGGCCTACCGCGAGGAGGAGAAGGCCGGCTCCGGCAACGTCCTCATCGGGTACGGCACCTCCGGTGGCGCGACCACGACCCGGCGCCGCCGCCCGCGCGCCCGCACCGCGGCTGTCGCCCATCCGGGCCCCGGACCGCAGCGGGTGCCGAAGGTCATCTCGCCGCTGGTCCGCAACCTGGCCCGCAGCAACGGCATCGATCTGCGTACGGTCGAACCGACCGGCCCTGGCGGTGTGATCCTGCGGGCGGACGTCGAGCGCGCCGTCGCTGGATCCGCTCCCGCCGCATCGCCGTCGGTTGCGCCGCCCCTGTCGGCCGCATCGGCTGCGTCGGGCGGGTCGGCGGTGTCGCCTGCGCCGGGCGCGGGGGAGCGGCGTACTCCGCTCAACGGGTTCCGCAAAGCCGCGACGGCCGCGCTGACCCGCAGCCGCGCCGAGATCCCCGAGGCCACCGTGTGGGTCGACGTGGACGCGACCGAGCTGTGGGAGCTGCGCGAGAGCAACCCGGCAGGCCCGGGGCTGCTCGCCTACATCGCGCGGTTCGTGGTCGCGGGGCTGCGCGAGTTCCCGGTGCTCAACGCCCGGTTCGACGCCGAGCGGCAGGAGATCGTCGAGTACGACCGGATCAACCTCGGCATCGCGGTGCAAGGCGACCGGGGACTGGTCGTGCCGGCCGTGATCGGTGCGGACGCGATGACCACCACGCGGCTCGGCGAGGAGATCCGGCGGCTCACCGCCACCGCCCGTGAGGGACGCGCCACCGCGCAGGAACTGTCCGCGGGCACGTTCACGCTCAACAACTACGGCGGCTTCGGGGTCGACGGCAGTGCCGCGATCATCAACTATCCGCAGGTGGCGATCCTGGGCTTCGGCCGCATCCTGGATCGGCCGTGGGTGGTCGACGGGCAGGTCCGCGTCCGTAAGATCACGCAGATGAGCTTCGTGTTCGATCACCGTGTGTGTGACGGCGGGGTGGCGGCCGGTTTCATGCGCAGCGTCGCCGACGCGATCGAGAACCCGGCCTCGGCGATCGCCCGGCTGTGA
- a CDS encoding alpha-ketoacid dehydrogenase subunit beta: protein MTVLDARPVPKTEVRTLSMAQALNQALRDAMAADPTVVMFGEDVGALGGVFRITDGLTAEFGETRCFDTPLAESGIVGMAVGMAMNGMRPVVEMQFDAFAYPAFEQIVSHVAKMRNRTRGRVALPMVIRVPYAGGIGGVEHHCDSSESYWAHTPGLHVVAPATPADAYALLREAIASPDPVVFLEPKKLYWSKQEVELPVRAPGIGTAVVRRQGTDATLIAYGPAVPVALEAAEIAAREGRSLQVVDLRSIVPFDDETVCAAVRSTGRAVVVAEAAGFASVSSEIVARVTERCFHSLAAPIRRVAGFDIPYPPPKLEHFQLPGVDRVLDAVDDLQWEQ from the coding sequence ATGACGGTTCTCGACGCCAGGCCCGTACCGAAGACCGAGGTCCGCACCCTGTCGATGGCGCAGGCACTCAACCAGGCGCTGCGCGACGCGATGGCCGCCGACCCGACCGTGGTGATGTTCGGCGAGGACGTCGGCGCGCTCGGCGGCGTCTTCCGGATCACCGACGGGCTGACCGCCGAGTTCGGCGAGACGCGCTGCTTCGACACGCCGCTGGCCGAGTCGGGGATCGTCGGCATGGCCGTCGGCATGGCGATGAACGGCATGCGCCCGGTCGTGGAGATGCAGTTCGACGCGTTCGCCTACCCGGCGTTCGAGCAGATCGTCAGCCACGTCGCCAAGATGCGTAACCGCACCCGCGGCCGGGTCGCGCTGCCGATGGTGATCCGGGTGCCCTACGCCGGCGGCATCGGCGGCGTCGAGCACCACTGCGACTCCTCCGAGTCGTACTGGGCGCACACGCCCGGGTTGCACGTCGTCGCACCGGCCACCCCGGCCGACGCGTACGCGCTGCTGCGCGAGGCGATCGCATCCCCGGACCCGGTCGTGTTCCTGGAGCCCAAGAAGCTGTACTGGAGCAAGCAGGAGGTCGAACTCCCGGTCCGGGCGCCTGGCATCGGCACGGCGGTGGTGCGCCGCCAGGGCACCGACGCCACGCTGATCGCGTACGGTCCGGCTGTGCCGGTCGCGCTGGAGGCCGCCGAGATCGCCGCCCGGGAGGGCCGCAGCCTGCAGGTCGTCGACCTGCGTTCGATCGTGCCTTTCGACGACGAGACCGTCTGCGCCGCCGTGCGTTCCACGGGCCGTGCGGTGGTGGTCGCCGAGGCGGCCGGGTTCGCCAGCGTCTCCTCGGAGATCGTCGCCCGGGTCACCGAGCGGTGCTTCCACTCCCTGGCCGCGCCGATCCGCCGGGTCGCCGGCTTCGACATCCCGTACCCGCCGCCGAAACTGGAGCACTTCCAGCTGCCCGGCGTGGACCGGGTGCTCGACGCCGTCGACGACCTGCAGTGGGAGCAGTGA
- the pdhA gene encoding pyruvate dehydrogenase (acetyl-transferring) E1 component subunit alpha, translating into MTSDPRRLLPSADPVTLIDAQGRPVESSYPVPDDADLIRSLGALITARRLNDQAYALVRQGRLAVYPSSHGQEACQVAAAQVLTADDWLFPTYRDTVAAVVKGVDPVEALSLLKGDWHCGYDPYQHHVAPHATPLATQLPHAVGVAHAARLRGEPTVVMAMCGDGGTSEGDFHEALNFAAVFKAPVVFFVQNNEYAISVPLSRQSAAPSLAHKGIGYGIAGERVDGNDMAALLSVLGAAVDRARAGEGPQLIEAHTYRMQAHTNADDATRYRDDADVEAWVHRDPITRLRTHLRERGLLTDDVDARFTADAERVAAHLRDGLNADITPNPDDLFEYVYASPTPQLKEQAALVADELSREGAH; encoded by the coding sequence ATGACATCTGACCCCCGTCGGCTGTTGCCGTCCGCGGACCCGGTCACCCTGATCGATGCACAGGGGCGGCCGGTCGAGAGCTCGTACCCCGTCCCGGACGACGCGGACCTGATCCGGTCGCTCGGGGCTCTGATCACCGCCCGCCGGCTCAACGACCAGGCGTACGCGCTGGTCCGGCAGGGCCGCCTGGCCGTCTACCCGTCCTCGCACGGCCAGGAGGCCTGTCAGGTCGCGGCCGCGCAGGTCCTCACCGCCGACGACTGGTTGTTCCCGACCTACCGGGACACCGTCGCGGCCGTGGTCAAAGGCGTCGACCCGGTCGAGGCGCTGAGCCTGCTCAAGGGCGACTGGCACTGCGGCTACGACCCCTACCAGCACCACGTCGCTCCGCATGCGACACCGCTGGCCACCCAGCTGCCACACGCCGTCGGCGTCGCCCACGCGGCCCGCCTGCGCGGCGAACCGACCGTCGTCATGGCGATGTGCGGCGACGGCGGCACCAGCGAGGGCGACTTCCACGAGGCACTGAACTTCGCCGCGGTCTTCAAGGCCCCGGTCGTCTTCTTCGTGCAGAACAACGAGTACGCCATCAGCGTCCCGCTGTCGCGGCAGTCGGCGGCGCCGTCACTGGCGCACAAGGGCATCGGCTACGGCATCGCCGGTGAGCGCGTCGACGGCAACGACATGGCCGCGCTGCTCTCGGTGCTCGGCGCGGCCGTCGACCGGGCCCGCGCGGGCGAGGGCCCGCAGCTGATCGAGGCGCACACGTACCGGATGCAGGCGCACACCAACGCCGATGACGCGACCCGCTACCGCGACGACGCCGACGTCGAAGCGTGGGTGCACCGCGATCCGATCACCCGGCTGCGGACCCACCTGCGGGAGCGGGGGCTGCTCACCGACGACGTCGACGCCCGCTTCACGGCCGACGCCGAGCGGGTGGCCGCGCACCTGCGCGACGGCCTCAACGCCGACATCACCCCCAACCCCGACGACCTTTTCGAGTACGTGTACGCGAGCCCGACCCCGCAGCTCAAGGAGCAGGCGGCGCTGGTGGCCGACGAGCTGAGCCGAGAGGGAGCGCACTGA
- a CDS encoding Lrp/AsnC family transcriptional regulator, which produces MASTLDDVDRQILVELNRDGRMSIRTLAERLHISRANAYARVQRLRETNVIRGFRADVDHVAAGMGTSAYVTVNLRQAEWRAVGERLRTLPGVVHIALVGGDFDVILLVRAKDNTDLRRLVLDEIQGMPGVVNTRTLLVFEEFEPPTAAAMWEE; this is translated from the coding sequence GTGGCCAGCACGCTCGACGACGTCGACCGCCAGATCCTGGTCGAGCTGAACCGCGACGGCCGCATGTCGATCCGTACGCTCGCCGAAAGGCTGCACATCTCCCGGGCCAACGCCTACGCCCGGGTGCAGCGCCTGCGCGAGACGAACGTGATCCGAGGGTTCCGCGCCGACGTCGACCACGTCGCCGCCGGGATGGGCACCTCGGCGTACGTCACGGTCAACCTGCGCCAGGCCGAGTGGCGCGCCGTCGGCGAACGGCTCCGAACCCTGCCGGGGGTCGTACACATCGCGCTCGTCGGCGGCGACTTCGATGTGATCCTGCTGGTCCGGGCCAAGGACAACACCGACCTGCGCCGGCTGGTCCTCGACGAGATCCAGGGCATGCCCGGTGTGGTCAACACGCGGACCCTGCTGGTCTTCGAGGAGTTCGAGCCGCCGACGGCCGCGGCGATGTGGGAGGAGTAG
- a CDS encoding PLD nuclease N-terminal domain-containing protein yields MFDNNGSFLLAAFEFFIFLAWFMGLFWIFGDLFRSKDLGGGAKTLWSLFLIFLPILGMLIYLMARGGGMTDRALAAQADLQKRQEAYIRSVATSNGGRGSVTEEIASAKALLDSGAINASEYEQLKANALGKNTASLVA; encoded by the coding sequence GTGTTCGACAACAACGGCTCGTTCCTGCTGGCCGCCTTCGAGTTCTTCATCTTCCTCGCGTGGTTCATGGGCCTGTTCTGGATCTTCGGTGACCTCTTCCGGAGCAAGGACCTCGGCGGTGGGGCCAAGACCCTGTGGTCGCTGTTCCTCATCTTCCTTCCGATACTCGGCATGTTGATCTATCTGATGGCCCGTGGCGGCGGCATGACCGACCGCGCACTCGCCGCCCAGGCCGACCTGCAGAAGCGGCAGGAGGCCTACATCAGGTCGGTCGCCACGTCGAACGGCGGTAGAGGCAGCGTCACCGAGGAGATCGCGTCGGCGAAGGCACTGCTCGACTCCGGCGCGATCAACGCGAGCGAATACGAGCAGCTGAAGGCCAATGCGCTCGGGAAGAACACCGCCTCGCTGGTCGCCTAG
- a CDS encoding transglycosylase family protein yields MAQFRKPTRLVLGVIAAGVTGAVTLLGPAAPASASSVNWDAIARCESGGRWHINTGNGYYGGLQFSRRTWAGHGGTKYARTADKATRAQQIAVAERVLRTQGIRAWPVCGAKAGSPKHHRAAAHKARKTHRTHDTHRAHRARVHVVRAGETLASIAERHHIKGGWRTLFRLNRGVLGGDPHLIRPGQRLAL; encoded by the coding sequence ATGGCACAGTTCCGAAAGCCCACCCGCCTCGTGCTGGGCGTCATCGCGGCCGGTGTCACCGGCGCCGTGACCCTGCTCGGCCCGGCCGCTCCGGCGTCCGCGTCCAGCGTCAACTGGGACGCCATCGCCCGCTGCGAGTCCGGCGGCAGGTGGCACATCAACACCGGCAACGGCTATTACGGTGGGCTGCAGTTCAGCCGCCGTACCTGGGCCGGTCACGGGGGTACGAAGTACGCCCGTACGGCCGACAAGGCCACCCGGGCGCAGCAGATCGCGGTCGCCGAGCGGGTCCTGCGTACCCAGGGCATCCGCGCGTGGCCGGTATGCGGCGCCAAGGCGGGCTCGCCGAAGCATCATCGGGCCGCCGCGCACAAGGCTCGCAAGACGCACCGCACACACGACACCCATCGGGCTCACCGGGCCCGGGTGCATGTCGTACGCGCCGGCGAGACGCTGGCGTCGATCGCCGAGCGGCACCACATCAAGGGCGGCTGGCGCACTCTGTTCCGGCTGAACCGGGGTGTGTTGGGCGGCGACCCGCACCTGATCCGGCCGGGTCAGCGTCTGGCCCTGTGA
- a CDS encoding TrmH family RNA methyltransferase, with product MARAEGILVRPGDGQWLGRRTGHEADGIPVEAVDLLDAVVEIPMIGTGLSLHVAVAGSLVLYRLAGLR from the coding sequence ATGGCCCGGGCGGAGGGGATTCTGGTCCGCCCGGGCGATGGTCAGTGGCTCGGCAGGAGGACCGGGCACGAGGCCGATGGCATTCCGGTGGAGGCCGTTGACCTGCTCGACGCTGTGGTGGAGATCCCCATGATTGGTACGGGGTTGAGCCTCCACGTGGCCGTCGCCGGTTCCCTGGTGCTCTACCGTCTGGCGGGACTGAGGTAG
- a CDS encoding helix-turn-helix transcriptional regulator: protein MPIVMCMVGMRLHLMGAEEIRVRLGGVSRQRTYQITIRGDFPEPIADLAQGKVWLAQDVEAWMSAHRRPLSEPDE from the coding sequence ATGCCTATTGTCATGTGCATGGTAGGCATGCGACTTCATCTCATGGGGGCCGAAGAAATCCGGGTCCGGCTCGGCGGGGTCAGCCGACAACGGACCTATCAGATCACCATCCGAGGCGACTTCCCGGAGCCCATCGCAGATTTGGCCCAGGGAAAGGTCTGGCTTGCCCAGGACGTGGAAGCGTGGATGAGTGCCCACCGCCGCCCGCTGTCGGAGCCGGATGAGTAA
- a CDS encoding O-acetyl-ADP-ribose deacetylase has translation MRIELVTGDITAEHVDAVVNAANSSLLGGGGVDGAIHRKGGPAILEECRALRASRYGQGLPVGQAVATTAGQLPARWVIHTVGPVFSTDEDRSPLLRSCYSTSLAVAAGLEARSVAFPLISSGVYRWPKEDAVAQALAALQAEQSTVQVVRLVLFDEPTRQIAERVSQTAHDGGS, from the coding sequence ATGCGGATCGAGCTGGTCACTGGCGACATCACGGCCGAACATGTCGATGCCGTGGTGAACGCGGCGAACTCGTCGCTACTCGGCGGGGGCGGAGTCGATGGGGCAATTCACCGCAAGGGCGGCCCAGCGATTCTGGAGGAGTGCCGTGCTTTGCGGGCCAGCCGGTACGGACAGGGACTCCCGGTCGGACAGGCGGTGGCCACCACCGCTGGGCAGCTACCCGCCCGGTGGGTAATCCATACCGTCGGGCCGGTATTCAGTACGGACGAGGACCGGTCCCCGTTACTGCGCAGCTGTTACTCGACATCATTGGCGGTCGCCGCCGGGCTGGAGGCACGGTCTGTCGCCTTTCCGTTGATCTCTTCCGGTGTGTATCGCTGGCCGAAGGAGGATGCCGTCGCGCAGGCCTTGGCGGCGCTGCAAGCGGAGCAGTCCACTGTGCAGGTGGTCCGTCTCGTGCTCTTCGACGAGCCGACCCGTCAAATCGCAGAGCGCGTGTCGCAGACCGCCCACGACGGTGGGTCCTGA
- a CDS encoding IS5 family transposase (programmed frameshift), whose amino-acid sequence MEKYCPESLWVLAQPLLPAHPKRHQGGGRRRIDDRTCLAAILYVLQSGCAWEALPASFGVSTPTAHRRFTEWTAHGVMNALHRAMLDVLGAAGQIDWSRASVDAMHVRAGQRGDLTGPSPVDRGKPGSKVHAVADRNGLALYADVSAANVNDHLLLADVVDGVSPVRQPVGRPRHRPVKMHGDKGYDYPACREVLRERNIIARIARRGIESSSRLGRYRYVIERCLEWVSRFRRLVRRYERKAFHFLGFLRLACAVICYRRAVRLNLLTSNNPK is encoded by the exons GTGGAGAAGTACTGTCCGGAGTCGTTGTGGGTGCTCGCGCAGCCGCTGCTGCCCGCGCACCCGAAACGTCACCAGGGCGGTGGACGACGCCGTATCGATGACCGGACCTGCCTGGCAGCGATCTTGTACGTGCTGCAGAGCGGCTGCGCATGGGAGGCGCTACCGGCCTCGTTCGGCGTCTCGACGCCGACGGCCCACCGCCGGTTCACCGAGTGGACCGCTCACGGGGTCATGAACGCCTTGCATCGGGCCATGCTCGACGTGCTCGGCGCAGCCGGACAGATCGACTGGTCGCGGGCCAGCGTGGACGCCATGCACGTGCGCGCGG GTCAAAGGGGGGACCTGACCGGGCCCAGCCCGGTCGATCGCGGTAAGCCCGGCTCCAAGGTCCACGCGGTCGCGGACCGGAACGGGCTTGCCCTGTATGCGGATGTCTCTGCCGCCAACGTCAACGATCATCTGCTGCTCGCGGACGTGGTCGATGGCGTCAGCCCCGTTCGCCAGCCGGTCGGTCGGCCCCGTCACCGGCCGGTCAAGATGCACGGCGACAAGGGCTACGACTACCCGGCCTGCCGCGAGGTGCTGCGTGAGCGCAACATCATCGCCCGGATCGCCCGCCGAGGCATCGAATCATCGTCCCGGCTCGGCCGGTACCGCTACGTCATCGAACGCTGCCTGGAGTGGGTTAGCCGGTTCCGGCGCCTGGTCCGCCGTTACGAACGCAAGGCTTTCCACTTCCTCGGATTCCTGCGCCTGGCCTGCGCTGTCATCTGCTACCGCCGCGCCGTACGCCTCAACCTGCTGACCAGCAACAACCCCAAATGA
- the coaD gene encoding pantetheine-phosphate adenylyltransferase, translating to MFHKPVGDPRSARAVYPGTFDPFTDGHRDLVDRARRLFEHVTVLVAVNDEKQPTKTGAQRALDIRATLPADWENVAVTAWNGLTVAYCHLYGSGVIVRGLRHAVDAEREYQLAAANESLGIMTLFMPARPELATISSTAVRAAGA from the coding sequence ATGTTCCACAAGCCTGTGGGCGATCCCCGAAGCGCCCGAGCGGTCTACCCGGGAACGTTCGACCCCTTTACTGACGGACACCGAGATCTCGTCGATCGAGCGCGACGCCTGTTCGAACACGTAACGGTGCTGGTGGCCGTCAACGACGAGAAGCAGCCCACCAAGACGGGCGCGCAACGCGCGCTGGACATCCGTGCCACTCTGCCCGCGGACTGGGAGAACGTGGCAGTCACTGCCTGGAACGGGCTGACAGTGGCCTACTGCCACCTATATGGAAGCGGAGTGATCGTCCGCGGCCTGCGGCATGCCGTCGATGCGGAGCGGGAGTATCAACTAGCGGCCGCGAACGAGTCCCTGGGCATCATGACCCTCTTCATGCCGGCTCGGCCGGAACTGGCGACGATCTCCTCGACCGCGGTCCGCGCAGCGGGGGCCTGA